The DNA window CCTTCCAACTGATACAAGCGAGATGGATTTGTGTCGGTAACCGTACCCCCGTCAACATATACATCGACATCATCACCGAAATAGGCAATGGCTTCGTCAATTGTTATAGCAGGTGGTAATGATTCAGGATTTGCAGATGGAGCAACAAGGGGTCCCGTCTTACGTAGCAGAGCACGCAACGTATCATCATCTGGTACTCGATATGCGAGTGAATCTCCCCCACGTAGTAGCCATGCGGCAGCTTGAGTAGATGGTAAGATAACACTATTTCTTCCAGGCCAGAGTGGCGCCAAGATATCCAAGACTTCCTGTGAGGAATCGTCAGATACATCATCAACCGAGTTAATTAAAACAATTAATTGCTTATGGGGTTGTCGTGACTTTACGGTGTAGATAAGCTCGACAGACTCTTCACTTGAAGCGACTGCGACAACTCCATAAATCGTGTCCGTTCGAATCACAGCAATTCCACCAGAGGTCAAAATATCTGATAAACGGGGGTCGGTGAGGTCGTGAAGTAGTAACATAACACATGTTATACTACCACATATGGATATGATAAATAATTGGTTTTCGCACCATGTTGCTGACATAGGGACGATACTCCTTATTGGAGCTGTTACATACTGGGTAGGAAACCTTCTACTAGGCAAGGTTGTTACGAAATTCCTCATCAGTGCCAGACACCGAAATTGGCATCCTAAAGATATCGAGAAACGTCAAAAAACACTATCTGCATTGTTTGCAGGTGTGTGGCGCATACTCGTTATTGTTCTTACTGGTGTAGCACTTTTCCAGTCGATCTTCCCTGACTATAACCTCGCGCCACTTTTTGCTAGCGCAGGTATCATCGGTATCGCTCTTGGTTTTGGTGCGCAATCACTCGTCAAAGATTTTCTCTCAGGTTTATTTATAATTTCAGAAAATCAATACAGGGTTGGTGACATTATCGATATTGAAGGATCTAGTGGAACAGTTGAACGCATCGGTACCCGCTCAACTGTTTTGCGTGATGCTGATGGTAATGTACACTACTTCCCAAATGGTATGGTTATGCATGTCATTAATAAAACTATGGGGTACAGTATGGCACGCTTTTCTGTTGCTGTTCATCCGACAAGTGATCTAGAAGAGGTTATTGAAATTATTAATACAATCGGCCTAAAGCTTGCTAGTGAAGAAAACTGGGACCAAAAGATTATTGAACCACCTGCTTTTGTATCCGTTGGAGAATTCACGGCCACATCAGTAGATCTACTGATTGCAGGCAAGACACAACCGTCTGACCAATGGTCTGTCACCGCACAAATGCGTCGTCGAATCTTACTAGAATTTGAAAAACGACATATTCAACTTGCTGTTGCGCCAATTTTTCCAGGACAATCACAAAAAGCGAAAAAATAGCTACTGAGATGGTGGCGTATCAGATGCAGGTGGATCTATCTGTAGTGATTGGTCACTCAGTACGTCGCCACCATAGCTATCAACACCTATAACTTGTTTTGATGATTTGTTAAAAAGTGTTCGAAAATCATCAATAGCTTGTTTATCGAGAGTACCGGTTGATGAATATGTATCAAACTTATCAGATGGGATTACTTTGTCGCGCACAGCTTGATAGCCGGGACGACTAAGGTCAAGCTGTGCTGCTCCGCTTGAAGCATATAGTGCAAGTGCACTTCCTACCATAACAAGAGAAACGATAATGACAGTAACAATCATAATGATGAAGCGGTGCTGGGACCATGGGCTTACTTCATCGCCATCTTTAATTAATTGGTCTTCACTCATTTTGTTACCTCAATTGTTTTTGCCAATGTTTCAAATGAAGCTTGATAGGCTTTAATCATAGATTCGAGATTTATAGTATGGTTATGAACGATATCTCGTTTCGCCCGTGCATCAGCCACACCATCGTAAAATGCAACTGGTTGATTTGCACAGTTCATTGTGAGAAGCGCTGAGAGAGATTCTTCGTAGCTAATATAACTCGCTCTAAACTGGTCAAGCTCTCGCTCATAATCGGCTGCAGTCGTGACCAGAGCGACACCATCGAGGCGATTCAAACTAACACGAGCATTAAAAGGAGCCATGAGGCGTGTGAGGATCGACTCATAAAGTTGTCCCCTGTTAACACGTAGTAGTGCGTCACTCGCATGAATACGAGACAAGGAGGATTGAGCATCTATGCAATTTGCACGTATCCGTTCAACATGCGCACTGTCCATAGGTGTCGTCGACTCGGCATGGACTGAAGAAAAAAGCCCGGCAAGACTAAGCGTCATAACTGAACATATTGTAAATAAAATGAATCGACGAGTTTGCATTAGTATTTATTATCCAACACTACGTGCTAGTTGGTCAAATGCAATTTGTTAGCCGTGCGCATAACAAGTCCATCTTTTAACAAGCCACTGAGCGCAGGATCGAATCGTGTGTCAGCCGTGACAGCCACTTTTAGCTGTGCAGCCGTCATATCACCGTTTGTTAAATGTCGGATAATGTCCCCACGAACTTCACGAATGCTCCCTTTTAGTGGTGCTTGTTTTTTATAATGTTTGCTCTGCTGGAGCCGGCCAGCACCATTTTTCTTTAACCAGCTACCGTAATCCATTAGTGCCCAATAGAACTCACGAGGATG is part of the Candidatus Saccharimonadales bacterium genome and encodes:
- a CDS encoding L-threonylcarbamoyladenylate synthase, with the protein product MLLLHDLTDPRLSDILTSGGIAVIRTDTIYGVVAVASSEESVELIYTVKSRQPHKQLIVLINSVDDVSDDSSQEVLDILAPLWPGRNSVILPSTQAAAWLLRGGDSLAYRVPDDDTLRALLRKTGPLVAPSANPESLPPAITIDEAIAYFGDDVDVYVDGGTVTDTNPSRLYQLEGDTLKQLR
- a CDS encoding mechanosensitive ion channel family protein; this encodes MDMINNWFSHHVADIGTILLIGAVTYWVGNLLLGKVVTKFLISARHRNWHPKDIEKRQKTLSALFAGVWRILVIVLTGVALFQSIFPDYNLAPLFASAGIIGIALGFGAQSLVKDFLSGLFIISENQYRVGDIIDIEGSSGTVERIGTRSTVLRDADGNVHYFPNGMVMHVINKTMGYSMARFSVAVHPTSDLEEVIEIINTIGLKLASEENWDQKIIEPPAFVSVGEFTATSVDLLIAGKTQPSDQWSVTAQMRRRILLEFEKRHIQLAVAPIFPGQSQKAKK